CTAACAAGGGCACCCCTGCTCCTCACGTGTTCCTCAATATCTGTATAGGATACAGGTACAGATGTCTTACCATGAATATCTACAAAGACCACCCTGTCCTTAAGATTATGTTCATCTATTTTCCCAAAAATATCTTCATATATATCTGATACTCCACTGATGTTCACAGGAATGAAGACAAATTCCCTGGTAGGTATATGGCGGCGACTGATATCAATTCCCGAATTCGATATTTTCACTATATTGTAGGAACGCCTTTCCTTCTCCGATGCACTGTTTCTTTCGGTACTGCCACTGTATGTTACCCATGTATCTCCTACCATGGTTTTATCATGTATATGATAATCTCCCAGCAATATTGCATGAACATTGAAAGGAAGGGAATCAATAACTTTTCTGCAGTCCCATTCCCCAAAAGGAAACGGTTTCATTAGCTGATGCATTACAAGTATATTATAATCAGATTCTGGATGCGCATTGAAAAGGGAATAGTCAAAGGAGGATATCTTTGATCTGGATACATTGTCAATACCATAGATTGATATCCCACCAATCCTGTATGGTTCAGTTCCAAGTCTTACCGCTATTCCCATGTTTTCAAACAGGTCAAGCCACTGGGAATTCTGTTTGCTCTCATGATTTCCCACAATTGCCAGAAACGGAATGTCTGCACTTTTAAGCTTTGACAGAATGGCTATGGTATCAAGAATATCATCAAGTGTAGGATTGCGGGTATCAAAAAGGTCGCCTGCATGTATTACCGCATCAACATTCATTTCAATGGAGTCATTGATCACAGAAGAAAAAGCATTCAAAAAATCCTGTCTTCGAATCTCGCTATGGTACTGCTTATATCCAATATGTGAATCCGCTGTGTGAACCAGCCTGATCTCAGATCTCATTCAAATCCCCTGGTATATTACCCAGGATACATATTGTCATTCTATATAAATCAAGTTCTCTGATCTGCCTACATGGGACAGCATATAATTAAGCAATGGCAGTATCAGATCTTTATTTGATCCGGACATAATATCTGAAAAATAAGAAAAATATAACAGGATCAGTCCTCTCGTTCCAGTTCCTGTATAATATCATTAACCGTAAGTTCTCCTCTTCCAACCCTCTTTACCATAGGATATATGAAAGAGCAATCATCAATGGCACTCCACCTTTTTTCACCCACTCGCCTGATAACCTCATTCATTACCTTACCACACTCAGAGCAATATCTATCATCACTTTCTTTCCCGCATATTTCGCATTTCATAAAATGCCTCCTGTACTTAAAAAATGTTTGTTGGATTTAAATAAATTGTGGTTCCAGGAATAATTATATATCATTTATAGACACCAACATATTCTCATGACCCTTGAACCGGTACATATGAAAGCAATATCCAGCCTGGCTTCCAGTATAGATACATCGATTACAGAGGATGAACCTGATATTGCAATCAATCTGTTCAGTCTCCTGCAGGAGCTGACCTTTCAGGGCGATACTGTGCTGAAAGCTCTGGAAAAACTGAACCGTTCAAAGGTCAGTATGGATGAGATGTCGCTATCAAGAGATAACTTCAGTACCACATACTCCTGTGATAGCGGGAGTACCAATCCAATAGCTTTTGATAACGGAACATTTGTTGATTTCTGTCACTGTGCAGTTGCTTCCACACCTACTGATCCGGAAATACACCGAAAAAGGACCATAGTGGCAGCAACCTATTCTCCAAGCATGTATTCAGGCATACATGCAGAACATTCATGGACATATTTTGACGAAGGGATGGGAAGAAAAAAGATTATCAAGATCCAGCCTGGGCTACTGAACAAGCGAACCCGTAGAATGGTTCATGATATTGCACTCTATTATGCAGAATCCGAGCACATTCTGTGGATGATGGAAGAACTTGACAGGGAAGGATTCTTTATCATGGACGGCCCGATTTATCCAAAGCAGCTAATGTACTGGATGGTTGTTGATTCCGATGATATTCAGATCCGGGATGATCCCAATACAAAAAAGATTCTCCAGAACTATGTTGATATAGTGGATCATCATATAGAAAACAGTATACCTCTGATCGGATTTGTAAAGAACCCGGAAGATATGCAAATAATGAGAACAATACGCAGGGAGAAAAAAAGATCGGATATCCCCTGGCTACTGGACGCTCAGTTCTTCAAATGTGTACTCTCACCACCCATCCACAGGCAACAGGAAAATAGTAAACTGAAAGGACATATCACCTATACCAGCTGGTTCCTGCAGCCAAACCAGTTCTATGAAAATATGTTAAAGGAGAACTCACCCCTTGTGGACAAGTCAATAACACACAAGTTTCCCTGTGAATATTATGCACTGACCTTCTTTATGGTCTATGTACCCTCAATGAACACCATATTCAAAATCGAAGCCCCTTATGGACTCACAAGGAATGAGGGGATGAGAGATATGATCAAAACAAAGGTCCTCCATGACCTGTCAGTTAATAAAATTCCTTTGACCCTATCAAAAGCAGATTCAATTGCAAAGATAAGGTTGGCAGAACGAAAGCAGATCATCAGGGATTTCAGGAGCATGAGAGTGGACACAGAATATAACGATATTCGCTGGAGTGAAACGGATGAATATAGATGAGGATATAATGGCCTACGCCAGGACAGATGATGAATCTGGCAGCCACAATAACAATGAAGATTTTGAATTTGAAGAATATATAGTTCCAGATACTGACAGATCCATAAATGAGAATGTTCTGGATGAAGCTTTTGGAATAATCACAACAGGAATAGAACCACTGGAAATCACTGAGGCCGGTGCAAAGCTTACGGCATATATTTCCACAGGGCGCAGAAACGATATACGTCTGGGTATGTATGTGATCGTACCATATGGAGATGAGGACCTTTTTGCCAGGATATGGAAACTCCAGTACCTCCAGGAATTTGATGTTGATGATGCCACTGAGATACATTCGATGAGAATGCTCAAATCAAATACCACCAGTGAAATGGACTATAAATTTCTGGCCTATCTGGATCCTATCTGTATACTCTATGAGCAGAAGAAAGAAGGTATGATTACACGCAGAATGAGTGACAGAATACCCAGACCAAATACTCCGATCATGCCTGTAAACGATAAAATAAAAATCCAGACAGGTCTAAACATACCAAAGGAAGGCATATTCATGGGTCATCTAAGTGTAGGCGGGGAACTGATACGAACACATGCATCTCCCCCTACAGTACCATATTACCTGAGAAATGATTATTCAATGGGAGATCCTCTGGTATTCAGGCATCTTCTTATCTGTGGAAGTACAGGCACTGGAAAAACCTTCCTGACAAAAAATATTATCAGGCAATTCATGGACGAAGACAACAGGTATCAGCTGCGTCTTGATAGTGAAACAAAGAAAAACCCCTGTTTTGTCATAATGGACCCTCAGGATGAATATTCCCAGCTATTTGAGGATAACGATGTTCTCACATCTGAAGATGAAAATAACTTCAGGTCACACAGGATCAATTATGGAAGGTGGTCCAGAACCAGAACATTTGCTGCAAAGGTTCAGGACCATAAATACAGCGGGAAGTCAAGGGCCCAGCAGATCGAATTTACCATACCCTTTGAAGTGGTAAGGTCAAATTCCTGGCTGATAGCTCCTGCAGGCATGACAGAACTTCAGTATATCGCAATGGATCTGCTTCTTGATGACTATTTCAGAAAAGGGAACATAACCAGACCAACCTACAGGGGTTTTATTGACTATATCAGTGACGCAGGCACCAGAGCCACCTATGTGGACAGCGGTAAGATACATGAAGCATCCTATGACGGGATTGTCAGAAGAGTGAATAACCCTTCCTTCAAAAAAGTATTTGACCAGGATGCAGCCCCGATTACAGAAATGCTGGCAGATGTATTCAAACCCGGCTATATAAGTGTATTTCCAACAGAATATATTAATTCACCACGTATCAGGGATCTGATAGTACTTACCCTGATGACGGTAATCGTGGATAACAAGCTCAGCACTTCAGGTAACCTGGATGTCAAGAATACACCCATAATACTTGGCCTTGATGAAGCTCACAGGTATCTTGCAAGGGTGGATGGCGAACATTCCAGAAGGATAGTCTCAAAGTTTGCCGATGCTGCCCGCCAGGGACGAAAGGAGGGACTCGGGCTTCTGCTGATAACACAGGATCCCCAGGATATTGATGATACCGTGTTCAAGCAGGTAAACACCAGAGTTATCCTCAACCTTACCAATGACTCTGCGATCAATGCCCTCAATGTAGCAAAGGAATATCAGAAAAGAATTCCCTATCTTAAAAAGGGGCAGATGATAATACATAGTCCTGATAACAGCGATATTGTTGAAATCACAGGATTGTCCAGATGTGTTGTCAGACATATCTGAAATATCCCATATTTCTCTATCAGAATTTACCGAAACGTATATATCAGGATAGCTACTATGAGATCAATCATCCTTTATTTATGAAAAATGGGCCGGTAGCTTAGTCAGGCAGAGCGATGGACTCTTAATCCATAGGCCGAGGGTTCAAATCCCTTCCGGCCCGTTTTTAATTATTTTCTGCTTTTTCTAATGAAAACTGATCTGCAGGCTCACCCGTAGTTCCTGTGATGATTCAAATGGATATTAGATTCTGTTTATCAATACATTTTATATGATCAATAGAATTGTTCTAATTAATGGGAATGCTTTTAGTAGGCACATTGAATTCTGTTACATCTTGTTTTCGCATTCTCAGGTAATTTAATATTATATACTATTCTTGATTCTTAAATAATGTTTAAAACATTATCAATTTCAAAGGTGTTTAAATGGTAAGAGTATACTGGACAATTAAATGGAACGGAAAAAAGATTGGAAAATCAAAGGATTTTGTGTGCATAGATGGTCTAAAATACTTTTCTAAGGATGATATTGATATGCAATATTTGAAAGAAAATGATCATCAAACAGAAGATGATAAAGGACCTATAAAATATTATGATATTGTAATAAACGATGAAGTGTACAAAAACGGTGCATGGTATTACGCAGAATATCAAACACGTGCTCGTGACTTCAAGAATTATGTAGGCTTTGCTGAAGATGTTGATCTTTCCATAGTTTAAATTATAAAGTGAGCCAGGGCTTTTATTTCTGATTGGTAGATATGCTTGTGCTTCACAAACCAGCTGCAGTTAAATTAGAAATCTATGTATATATTTGATTTAGCAGGTTCTATTCTTCCTAGAGATTTTTCAGATAGGAAACAGATTCAATTCCATCTTCCAGATCTCCCATCTCTGTTACAAACATGCATTTGTGACCTGGAAGCTTCTTCACCAGATTTTTCCAGTCGATATTGCCTTTGCCTGCTGGCAGATGCTCATCTCTTTTTCCCATATTATCATGGATATGAACATGTCTTATCCTGTTGCTGCACATGGAAATAAACTCATCTATATTTCCATTGGTATTGGCATGGCCTACATCAAATGTCATGTATATGTTATCCCTGTTCACACTATCCAGTATCTCGATCATTTCCTGGGGACGTCGTCCCATGATCTGCATCACATCTGGCATATTCTCTACAGCTATTCTGATACCCAGTTCTTCACCGGCATCGGATATGATCTGCAGGGATTCTATGTTTCTTTTCCATGCCAGTGACGGAACCTGTGCTCCATATGGAGAATAGTGGCCTGGATGTATCACCGCCAGATCAACGTATTCAGATGCCATTTGCAGGTCCTGGAATAGCTGTCTTATAATTTCACGATGGATGCTGTCATTCAGACAGGCAAGGTTCATATCAGAAAAAGGCAGGTGGATTGTCAGTTTCAGGTCCGTAGTCTCATATATATCTTGCAAAAGTACCAGGTTTTCCTCATTGAGAGACTGGGGACCTTCCTGAACGATCTCCCAGCCGGAATAACCAATATCCTCCAGTTCATAGGCCCACTTATAGGGATTATCTGCAACAGTACGGGATGAAAAACTCAGGTTCTTGATCTTCAAATAATTCTCCCCATTCAGCTATCAGTGAATATATTTAACCAGTACAGAACTTATTCTTTAACATAGCTTATATCAAGTTCGGTCTCTGGTACACCATCTCTGGTGTGTGGTGCAAGCCATTCAAAAAGGGATTCCAGTTCTTTTCTGGAATGAGCTTTTATTGTCAGGTGAATTGATCCA
Above is a genomic segment from Methanosalsum zhilinae DSM 4017 containing:
- a CDS encoding metallophosphoesterase family protein, which codes for MRSEIRLVHTADSHIGYKQYHSEIRRQDFLNAFSSVINDSIEMNVDAVIHAGDLFDTRNPTLDDILDTIAILSKLKSADIPFLAIVGNHESKQNSQWLDLFENMGIAVRLGTEPYRIGGISIYGIDNVSRSKISSFDYSLFNAHPESDYNILVMHQLMKPFPFGEWDCRKVIDSLPFNVHAILLGDYHIHDKTMVGDTWVTYSGSTERNSASEKERRSYNIVKISNSGIDISRRHIPTREFVFIPVNISGVSDIYEDIFGKIDEHNLKDRVVFVDIHGKTSVPVSYTDIEEHVRSRGALVSRVRDMRIAGNRPDDLSVSVSFSDPDEAVKKEIHRMHLTSAGLLIDEIVRDLNIPKSRVDAESEERIASMMETMDFKQMDFDNEQVYSDNLNSDDKQPEESTQVRRSLIESEVDVVTVQSDEEPETGTSKEQSPENTDPARPEQGKQGSLKQHNLGDFL
- a CDS encoding DNA double-strand break repair nuclease NurA, translated to MTLEPVHMKAISSLASSIDTSITEDEPDIAINLFSLLQELTFQGDTVLKALEKLNRSKVSMDEMSLSRDNFSTTYSCDSGSTNPIAFDNGTFVDFCHCAVASTPTDPEIHRKRTIVAATYSPSMYSGIHAEHSWTYFDEGMGRKKIIKIQPGLLNKRTRRMVHDIALYYAESEHILWMMEELDREGFFIMDGPIYPKQLMYWMVVDSDDIQIRDDPNTKKILQNYVDIVDHHIENSIPLIGFVKNPEDMQIMRTIRREKKRSDIPWLLDAQFFKCVLSPPIHRQQENSKLKGHITYTSWFLQPNQFYENMLKENSPLVDKSITHKFPCEYYALTFFMVYVPSMNTIFKIEAPYGLTRNEGMRDMIKTKVLHDLSVNKIPLTLSKADSIAKIRLAERKQIIRDFRSMRVDTEYNDIRWSETDEYR
- a CDS encoding ATP-binding protein, with protein sequence MNIDEDIMAYARTDDESGSHNNNEDFEFEEYIVPDTDRSINENVLDEAFGIITTGIEPLEITEAGAKLTAYISTGRRNDIRLGMYVIVPYGDEDLFARIWKLQYLQEFDVDDATEIHSMRMLKSNTTSEMDYKFLAYLDPICILYEQKKEGMITRRMSDRIPRPNTPIMPVNDKIKIQTGLNIPKEGIFMGHLSVGGELIRTHASPPTVPYYLRNDYSMGDPLVFRHLLICGSTGTGKTFLTKNIIRQFMDEDNRYQLRLDSETKKNPCFVIMDPQDEYSQLFEDNDVLTSEDENNFRSHRINYGRWSRTRTFAAKVQDHKYSGKSRAQQIEFTIPFEVVRSNSWLIAPAGMTELQYIAMDLLLDDYFRKGNITRPTYRGFIDYISDAGTRATYVDSGKIHEASYDGIVRRVNNPSFKKVFDQDAAPITEMLADVFKPGYISVFPTEYINSPRIRDLIVLTLMTVIVDNKLSTSGNLDVKNTPIILGLDEAHRYLARVDGEHSRRIVSKFADAARQGRKEGLGLLLITQDPQDIDDTVFKQVNTRVILNLTNDSAINALNVAKEYQKRIPYLKKGQMIIHSPDNSDIVEITGLSRCVVRHI
- a CDS encoding DUF427 domain-containing protein, with the translated sequence MVRVYWTIKWNGKKIGKSKDFVCIDGLKYFSKDDIDMQYLKENDHQTEDDKGPIKYYDIVINDEVYKNGAWYYAEYQTRARDFKNYVGFAEDVDLSIV
- a CDS encoding sugar phosphate isomerase/epimerase family protein, producing MKIKNLSFSSRTVADNPYKWAYELEDIGYSGWEIVQEGPQSLNEENLVLLQDIYETTDLKLTIHLPFSDMNLACLNDSIHREIIRQLFQDLQMASEYVDLAVIHPGHYSPYGAQVPSLAWKRNIESLQIISDAGEELGIRIAVENMPDVMQIMGRRPQEMIEILDSVNRDNIYMTFDVGHANTNGNIDEFISMCSNRIRHVHIHDNMGKRDEHLPAGKGNIDWKNLVKKLPGHKCMFVTEMGDLEDGIESVSYLKNL